From Candidatus Sphingomonas colombiensis, one genomic window encodes:
- a CDS encoding acyl-CoA dehydrogenase: MPFTAPTTEQRFILDHVVRLGELAATDRFAAASDDVIDAVLEGIGQFAAGEWAPLARAGDTVGAKWTPEGVVMPAGYQQAYRAFVEGGWGTIGAPEAFGGQGLPFTIQTAVLETLGTANMGFALCPILTVGAIEALAHHGTPEQQAAYLPRLTTGEWTGTMNLTEPQAGSDVGALKTMAKPRGDGSWSIKGTKIFISFGDHDMAENIVHLVLARTPDAPAGTRGISLFLVPKYRLDADGNPGEFNDVRVVSIEHKMGLHASPTCVLSFGDHDDCIGHLIGAEHAGMRAMFTMMNNARLNVGLQGVQVAEGATQKAVEYARERIQGTRNGQPTAIIEFPDVRRMLMRMKAQTLAARALVYYAAGQVDYAGLGDAAAKDRLELVTPLAKAHATDIGNEVASLGVQIHGGMGFIEETGASQFFREARITPIYEGTNGIQAADLVGRKLSLSNGAAFASLIADIRAEAKDAGLIALVDACERVGRRLQTADADDRLAASYPFLNMLSIATASWLVERLARESADDAPGRTRRAIAAFYLAQILPEAAGQIAAAEADASALYQLDAEAFVV, encoded by the coding sequence ATGCCCTTCACTGCCCCGACCACCGAACAACGCTTCATCCTCGACCATGTCGTCCGACTTGGTGAGCTTGCCGCGACCGATCGCTTCGCTGCGGCATCCGATGACGTGATCGATGCGGTGCTTGAGGGGATCGGCCAGTTCGCTGCCGGCGAATGGGCGCCGCTCGCCCGCGCCGGCGATACGGTCGGCGCGAAATGGACGCCTGAAGGCGTGGTGATGCCGGCGGGCTATCAGCAAGCGTATCGCGCCTTTGTCGAGGGCGGCTGGGGCACGATCGGCGCACCGGAAGCGTTCGGTGGGCAGGGGCTGCCCTTCACGATCCAGACCGCGGTGCTGGAAACGCTCGGCACCGCCAATATGGGCTTCGCGCTTTGCCCGATCCTGACCGTCGGCGCGATCGAGGCACTGGCGCATCATGGTACGCCCGAGCAGCAAGCCGCCTATCTCCCGCGCCTCACGACGGGCGAGTGGACCGGCACGATGAACCTCACCGAGCCGCAGGCTGGCAGCGACGTGGGCGCGCTCAAGACGATGGCGAAGCCGCGCGGCGACGGCAGCTGGTCGATCAAGGGCACGAAGATCTTCATCTCGTTCGGCGATCACGACATGGCGGAAAATATCGTCCATCTCGTGCTTGCCCGTACCCCGGATGCACCGGCGGGAACGCGTGGCATCTCGCTGTTCCTCGTGCCGAAATACCGGCTCGATGCGGATGGCAATCCGGGCGAGTTCAACGACGTGCGCGTCGTCTCGATCGAGCATAAAATGGGGCTGCACGCCTCGCCCACCTGCGTCCTCTCGTTCGGCGATCACGACGATTGCATCGGCCATCTGATCGGCGCCGAACATGCCGGGATGCGCGCGATGTTCACCATGATGAACAATGCCCGCCTGAACGTGGGCCTGCAGGGTGTGCAGGTGGCCGAAGGCGCGACGCAGAAGGCGGTCGAATATGCCCGCGAACGCATTCAGGGCACGCGGAACGGCCAGCCCACCGCGATCATCGAATTTCCTGACGTGCGCCGCATGCTGATGCGGATGAAGGCGCAGACGCTCGCCGCACGCGCCCTGGTCTATTACGCCGCCGGTCAGGTCGATTACGCCGGTCTCGGCGACGCGGCGGCGAAGGATCGGCTGGAACTGGTGACCCCGCTCGCCAAGGCGCATGCCACCGATATCGGCAACGAAGTCGCGAGCCTCGGCGTGCAGATTCACGGCGGCATGGGCTTCATCGAGGAAACCGGCGCGTCGCAATTCTTTCGCGAGGCGCGGATCACGCCGATCTACGAAGGCACCAACGGCATCCAGGCGGCCGATCTGGTGGGGCGCAAGCTCTCGCTGTCCAACGGTGCCGCCTTCGCGAGCCTGATCGCCGATATCCGTGCCGAAGCGAAGGACGCGGGGCTGATCGCGCTGGTCGATGCGTGCGAACGCGTCGGGCGCCGGCTCCAGACCGCCGATGCCGATGACCGGCTGGCGGCGAGCTATCCGTTCCTCAACATGCTGTCGATCGCCACCGCCAGCTGGCTGGTCGAGCGGCTCGCGCGCGAAAGCGCCGACGATGCGCCGGGGCGCACGCGTCGTGCGATCGCGGCATTCTATCTCGCGCAGATTCTGCCGGAAGCCGCCGGGCAGATCGCCGCCGCCGAGGCCGATGCTAGCGCGCTCTACCAGCTCGACGCGGAGGCCTTCGTCGTCTGA
- a CDS encoding L-threonylcarbamoyladenylate synthase, producing MTAQHPGLRRYGKAAIAEAAAEIARGGIVAVPTETVYGLAADATDSRAVAQIYAAKGRPSFNPLIVHVPDLAAAERIAIFDDAARALAARWWPGPLTLVLPARPDAGIAALVTAGLGTIALRVPAHRAMRALLEATGKPLAAPSANASNGISPTRAEHVAASLGTRVPLIVDDGACAAGLESTIVMQGRILRPGPISSEELGMPLAEAGGKVTAPGQLATHYAPAKPLRLDATAARDGEWLIGFGAVAGDDTLSASGDPVEAAARLFDALHRADASDRAAIAIAPVPAAGIGAAINDRLRRAAHR from the coding sequence ATGACAGCTCAACACCCCGGTTTGAGACGCTACGGCAAGGCGGCGATCGCGGAAGCGGCGGCGGAGATCGCGCGCGGCGGAATCGTCGCGGTGCCGACCGAGACGGTTTACGGCCTCGCCGCCGATGCGACGGATTCGCGCGCGGTGGCGCAAATCTATGCCGCGAAGGGGCGGCCGAGCTTCAACCCGTTGATCGTTCACGTCCCCGATCTCGCGGCGGCGGAGCGGATCGCGATATTCGACGATGCGGCGCGCGCGCTGGCCGCGCGGTGGTGGCCTGGGCCGCTGACTTTGGTGCTGCCGGCGCGGCCAGACGCGGGGATCGCCGCACTCGTCACCGCGGGGCTGGGCACGATCGCGCTGCGTGTGCCGGCACATCGCGCGATGCGTGCGCTGCTGGAGGCGACGGGCAAGCCGCTCGCGGCGCCCTCCGCCAACGCCAGCAACGGGATCAGCCCGACCCGCGCAGAGCACGTCGCGGCGAGCCTCGGCACGCGTGTGCCGTTGATCGTCGATGACGGTGCGTGCGCGGCTGGGCTCGAATCGACCATCGTGATGCAAGGCCGCATCCTGCGGCCCGGCCCGATTTCCAGCGAGGAATTGGGCATGCCGCTGGCTGAAGCCGGGGGAAAGGTAACCGCGCCGGGCCAGCTCGCGACGCATTATGCGCCGGCCAAGCCGTTGCGGCTCGATGCGACGGCGGCACGAGATGGGGAGTGGTTGATCGGTTTCGGCGCGGTTGCGGGCGATGATACGCTATCGGCGTCGGGCGATCCGGTGGAGGCAGCCGCGCGGCTGTTCGATGCGCTCCACCGTGCCGATGCGAGCGACCGCGCGGCAATCGCGATCGCGCCGGTGCCTGCTGCCGGGATCGGGGCGGCGATCAACGACCGCTTGCGCCGCGCGGCGCATCGCTGA
- a CDS encoding GNAT family N-acetyltransferase, which translates to MSMSFTIRTATEADLPALRELMALAIDTLQQGFLSPEQVIASRAVMGLDTQLIADRTYFVVEEDGALAGCGGWSRRATLYGGDHSVSLRRPELLDPARDAARVRAMYTHPDFARRGVGRLILDHCERVAAGEGFGAVELMGTMSGQPLYTACGYRPIEAVTDDVGGVPVPLVRMRKELGAAEV; encoded by the coding sequence ATGTCGATGAGTTTCACGATCCGCACCGCGACCGAGGCCGATCTGCCGGCATTGCGCGAGTTGATGGCGCTGGCGATCGACACGTTGCAACAGGGTTTTCTGTCGCCCGAACAGGTTATCGCGAGCCGCGCGGTGATGGGGCTGGACACGCAATTGATCGCCGACCGCACCTATTTCGTGGTCGAGGAGGATGGTGCGCTGGCCGGCTGCGGTGGATGGAGCCGCCGCGCGACGCTGTATGGCGGGGATCATAGCGTCTCGCTGCGCCGGCCTGAATTGCTCGATCCGGCGCGTGACGCGGCGCGGGTGAGGGCGATGTACACCCACCCCGATTTCGCACGGCGTGGCGTCGGGCGGCTGATCCTCGATCATTGCGAGCGCGTGGCGGCGGGCGAGGGGTTCGGCGCGGTTGAGCTGATGGGCACGATGAGCGGGCAACCGCTTTATACCGCCTGCGGCTATCGCCCGATCGAGGCGGTGACCGACGATGTGGGCGGCGTGCCCGTGCCGCTCGTCAGGATGCGCAAGGAATTGGGGGCGGCCGAGGTTTAA
- the msrA gene encoding peptide-methionine (S)-S-oxide reductase MsrA, with the protein MTEYATLAGGCFWCTEAVFNDVIGVESVESGYIGGTAPNPTYKQVCSGDTGHAEAIRIGFDPAQLNYGDLLDIFFATHDPTQLNRQGNDVGTQYRSAIFPASNMQEEQANEAIARAQVGLDKPIVTTIEYADEWWPAEDYHQSYWEGEGKRNPYCIASIPPKLQKLRKSFAARAKAAATA; encoded by the coding sequence ATGACGGAATATGCAACGCTCGCCGGTGGTTGTTTCTGGTGCACCGAAGCGGTGTTCAACGACGTGATCGGGGTGGAATCGGTCGAAAGCGGCTATATCGGCGGCACCGCGCCCAACCCGACCTACAAGCAGGTGTGCAGCGGCGACACCGGCCATGCCGAGGCGATCCGCATCGGCTTCGATCCCGCACAGCTCAACTATGGCGACCTGCTCGACATCTTCTTCGCGACGCATGATCCCACGCAGCTCAATCGGCAGGGCAACGACGTGGGCACGCAATATCGCTCCGCCATCTTCCCCGCGAGCAACATGCAGGAGGAGCAGGCCAACGAGGCGATCGCTCGCGCTCAGGTTGGGCTGGACAAGCCGATCGTCACCACGATCGAATATGCCGACGAATGGTGGCCGGCCGAGGATTATCACCAGAGCTATTGGGAAGGCGAAGGCAAGCGCAATCCATATTGCATCGCCTCCATCCCGCCGAAGCTGCAAAAGCTGCGCAAGAGCTTCGCGGCAAGGGCGAAGGCGGCAGCGACCGCCTGA
- the galE gene encoding UDP-glucose 4-epimerase GalE has product MTFDGKVMVTGGAGYIGSHAVLALLDAGYEVVVVDNLVTGFAWAVDRRATLVEMAVEDARVRDVIREHRVRAIMHFAGSVVVPESVTDPLKYYRNNTAASRSLIESAVVAGVPHFIFSSTAATYGTPERVPVAEGDPTVPINPYGMSKLMTEAMLRDVAAAHPINYCALRYFNVAGADPDGRSGQSTIGATHLIKIAVEAATGKRGHVGVFGSDFATRDGTGVRDYIHVSDLADAHVAALGLLIERPAESHTLNCGYGRGFSVLEVLDAVDRVTNVTIERRFEGRRAGDPAELVADNSAILGRLPWRPKRDDLDGIVRDALAWEHKLAEMGK; this is encoded by the coding sequence ATGACTTTTGACGGCAAGGTGATGGTGACGGGCGGCGCCGGCTATATCGGCAGCCATGCGGTGTTGGCGCTGCTCGACGCGGGCTATGAAGTGGTGGTGGTCGACAATCTTGTCACCGGGTTCGCCTGGGCGGTCGACCGCCGCGCGACGCTGGTCGAGATGGCGGTGGAAGATGCCCGCGTCCGCGACGTGATCCGCGAGCACCGCGTCCGCGCGATCATGCATTTCGCCGGATCGGTAGTGGTGCCCGAATCGGTGACCGATCCGCTCAAATATTATCGCAACAACACCGCGGCCTCGCGCAGCCTGATCGAAAGCGCGGTGGTCGCGGGCGTGCCGCATTTCATCTTCTCCTCGACCGCCGCAACCTATGGCACGCCGGAGCGCGTGCCGGTGGCCGAGGGCGATCCGACCGTGCCGATCAACCCTTATGGCATGTCGAAGCTGATGACCGAGGCGATGCTGCGCGACGTGGCGGCCGCGCATCCGATCAATTATTGCGCGCTGCGTTATTTCAACGTCGCGGGTGCCGACCCGGACGGCCGCAGCGGGCAATCGACGATCGGCGCCACCCATCTCATCAAGATCGCGGTCGAGGCGGCCACAGGCAAGCGGGGCCATGTCGGCGTGTTCGGCAGCGATTTCGCGACCCGCGATGGCACGGGCGTGCGCGATTACATCCATGTCTCCGACCTCGCCGACGCGCATGTCGCCGCACTGGGGCTGCTGATCGAGCGGCCGGCGGAGAGCCACACGCTCAACTGCGGTTATGGGCGCGGCTTTTCGGTGCTGGAGGTGCTCGACGCGGTTGATCGCGTAACCAATGTGACGATCGAGCGCCGTTTCGAGGGGCGTCGCGCGGGCGATCCGGCCGAGCTGGTCGCGGATAACAGCGCGATCCTCGGGCGCCTGCCATGGCGGCCGAAGCGCGATGACCTCGACGGTATCGTGCGCGACGCTTTGGCGTGGGAACACAAGCTGGCGGAGATGGGCAAGTGA
- a CDS encoding CoA ester lyase: MRLRSLLFVPGDRPERMEKALGLGADALILDLEDAVSLANKAAARAAVREFVGRAPGGPALFVRINPLDSALIEDDLAALEGLPVTGITLPKAEGGASVDDLRARLRGDYIVLPIASETPRAVFTLGTYDGDRLAGLTWGAEDLPAAIGAVTSREADGGYTDPYKVVRALTLFGAHAAGVPAIETVYPDFRDLDGLAAYAARGRRDGFTGMMAIHPSQIAVINAAFTPAPEEVAHARAVVDAFAANPRAGVLQLDGKMIDAPHLKAAHRLLALVD, encoded by the coding sequence GTGAGGTTGCGTTCGTTGTTGTTCGTCCCCGGCGACCGGCCGGAGCGGATGGAGAAGGCGTTGGGGCTGGGCGCAGATGCACTGATCCTCGATCTGGAGGATGCGGTGTCGCTCGCCAACAAGGCGGCGGCGCGGGCGGCGGTGCGGGAGTTCGTCGGGCGGGCGCCCGGTGGGCCGGCGCTGTTCGTGCGCATCAACCCGCTCGATTCGGCGTTGATCGAGGACGATCTCGCGGCGCTTGAGGGGCTGCCGGTTACGGGGATCACCTTGCCCAAGGCGGAGGGCGGCGCGTCGGTCGATGATCTGCGCGCGCGCTTACGGGGCGATTATATCGTGCTGCCGATCGCGAGCGAAACGCCGCGCGCGGTGTTCACGCTCGGCACGTATGATGGCGATCGGCTCGCGGGTTTGACCTGGGGAGCGGAGGATTTGCCCGCCGCGATCGGCGCGGTTACCAGCCGCGAGGCCGATGGCGGTTATACCGATCCGTACAAGGTGGTGCGCGCGCTCACATTGTTCGGGGCCCATGCGGCGGGCGTACCGGCGATCGAGACGGTCTATCCCGATTTCCGCGATCTTGACGGGCTGGCTGCCTATGCCGCGCGCGGGCGGCGCGACGGTTTTACGGGGATGATGGCGATTCACCCGAGCCAGATCGCGGTGATCAACGCCGCTTTCACGCCGGCACCTGAAGAGGTCGCGCACGCTCGCGCGGTGGTCGATGCTTTCGCGGCCAATCCGAGGGCGGGGGTACTCCAGCTCGACGGCAAGATGATCGACGCGCCGCACCTGAAGGCGGCCCATCGGCTATTGGCGCTGGTGGACTAA
- a CDS encoding phosphatase PAP2 family protein — MREDPLLDHEEPVPPGVAHPSHLMFGAGLIALAIIVALVAGALVRRHPFGFDRTIILALHEAGPMWLRHAVIDITALGGVTVLVFVVAATTGLLLVRRLWFTAALVVMATTLGSLMVDLLKTIFSRPRPEIVDHVVAASGYSFPSGHAANSAIVYLTIAALVTQVTRGHTTRRYIALIAGGLVAAIGLSRVYLGVHWPSDVLAGWSFGTLWALGCWTIGARARMSLVHQRQ; from the coding sequence ATGCGTGAAGATCCCCTGCTCGATCACGAGGAGCCGGTGCCGCCCGGCGTCGCCCACCCCAGCCATCTGATGTTTGGCGCGGGGCTGATCGCGCTCGCCATCATCGTCGCGCTGGTGGCGGGCGCGCTGGTCAGGCGCCATCCCTTCGGCTTCGATCGCACGATCATCCTCGCGCTGCATGAGGCGGGTCCGATGTGGCTGCGCCATGCGGTGATCGACATCACCGCGCTGGGCGGGGTCACCGTGCTGGTGTTCGTCGTCGCCGCGACGACCGGGCTGCTGCTCGTCCGCCGCTTGTGGTTCACCGCCGCGCTGGTGGTGATGGCGACCACGCTCGGCTCGCTGATGGTCGATCTGCTCAAGACGATCTTCAGCCGCCCCCGCCCCGAAATCGTTGATCACGTAGTAGCGGCGAGCGGCTATAGCTTCCCGAGCGGCCATGCCGCGAATAGCGCGATCGTTTATCTCACCATCGCGGCATTGGTGACTCAGGTGACGCGCGGGCACACCACGCGACGCTATATCGCGCTGATTGCGGGCGGGCTGGTTGCCGCGATCGGACTGAGCCGAGTGTATCTCGGCGTCCACTGGCCGTCCGACGTGCTCGCCGGCTGGAGCTTCGGGACATTGTGGGCGCTGGGCTGCTGGACGATCGGCGCGCGGGCGCGGATGAGTTTAGTCCACCAGCGCCAATAG
- a CDS encoding carbohydrate porin translates to MTKIPIFMAAAGCLAVLVLPAAAQTTDQPTQDWAIHGQATFVVQGVGGFASPYSGANSLAPRQVRETGDVTAFIGARPWAGAEIWANPEMDQGFGLSDTLGVAGFPSAEAYKVGRANPYFRLQRLFIRQTIGLGGGRESIAPTANQLGGMRDADRIVITAGKFGVGDVFDTNAYAHDPRSDFLNWAAVDAGTFDYAADAWGYSTGAAIELYRAAWTVRMGAFNLSKVPNGETLERDFSQYQIDAEIEHRHSIAGHPGAVRVTLFRNHGRFSRYDDALALAQATGAAIDPALTRRPMTRLGVHFNLEQELTSDLGMFARAGIADGAIEPYDFTDIDRSAQIGAVLRGARWQRRDDRIGLALIVNGIAAEHRAFLEAGGIGVLVGDGRLPHAGAEQIAELFYAARITPALEATIDAQHIANPGYNRDRGPANVLALRLHAAF, encoded by the coding sequence ATGACAAAAATCCCCATTTTCATGGCGGCCGCCGGCTGCCTTGCCGTGCTCGTGCTACCCGCCGCCGCGCAGACAACCGACCAGCCGACGCAGGACTGGGCGATCCACGGACAGGCGACGTTCGTCGTACAGGGCGTGGGCGGCTTCGCCTCGCCCTATTCCGGGGCGAACAGCCTGGCGCCGCGTCAGGTGCGCGAGACCGGCGACGTCACCGCCTTCATTGGCGCGCGGCCGTGGGCGGGCGCGGAAATCTGGGCCAATCCGGAAATGGATCAGGGTTTTGGCCTGTCCGACACGCTCGGCGTCGCCGGTTTCCCAAGCGCGGAGGCATATAAGGTCGGCCGCGCCAACCCGTATTTCCGGCTGCAACGCCTGTTCATTCGCCAGACGATCGGGCTTGGCGGCGGACGCGAGAGCATCGCGCCGACCGCGAACCAGCTCGGCGGGATGCGCGACGCGGACCGCATCGTCATCACCGCCGGCAAGTTCGGCGTCGGCGACGTGTTCGACACCAATGCTTATGCCCATGATCCACGCAGCGATTTCCTCAACTGGGCGGCGGTGGATGCCGGCACGTTCGATTATGCCGCCGACGCCTGGGGCTATTCGACCGGCGCCGCGATCGAACTCTATCGCGCGGCATGGACGGTGCGAATGGGCGCGTTCAACCTGTCCAAAGTGCCCAATGGCGAAACGCTGGAGCGCGATTTCAGCCAATATCAGATCGATGCCGAGATCGAGCATCGCCATTCGATCGCCGGCCACCCCGGCGCGGTGCGTGTCACCCTGTTCCGCAACCACGGGCGCTTCAGCCGCTACGACGACGCGCTGGCGCTCGCCCAGGCGACCGGGGCGGCGATAGATCCGGCGCTGACGCGGCGGCCGATGACGCGGCTGGGCGTGCATTTCAATCTGGAGCAGGAACTGACCAGCGATCTCGGCATGTTCGCGCGCGCCGGCATCGCCGATGGCGCGATCGAGCCGTATGACTTCACCGATATCGACCGCAGCGCGCAGATCGGTGCGGTGCTGCGCGGCGCGCGCTGGCAGCGCAGGGACGATCGCATCGGCCTCGCGCTGATCGTCAACGGCATAGCGGCCGAACATCGCGCTTTCCTGGAAGCCGGCGGGATCGGCGTGCTGGTCGGCGACGGGCGCCTTCCGCATGCCGGGGCGGAGCAGATCGCGGAGTTGTTCTACGCCGCGCGCATAACCCCGGCGCTGGAGGCGACCATCGACGCGCAGCATATCGCCAATCCCGGCTACAATCGCGATCGCGGGCCGGCGAACGTGCTCGCGCTCAGGCTCCACGCCGCGTTCTGA
- a CDS encoding LysR family transcriptional regulator gives MRLPDLEGWATFATVADHGSFSAAAIAIGVSKATVSKTVARLEASLGQSLFHRTSRRLTLTEAGKPLADRARQMLAEAVAAEEAAHDAASAPAGRVRLAAPMTFGVTNIAPLIAEFLTAHPAIEIELALSDARVDIVAEGFDVALRIADLPDSSLRARRLCSISASIVAAPAYLERHGTPHHPGELGEHRLLGYTNLTGPWRFRGPGGAEVAVRAEGPLSANSGDALMPALVAGLGIARLPNFILGDTLAHGQVIEILPDWRPAPVGLHLLTPPSPLRPARVEALIAFLSQRLRD, from the coding sequence ATGCGGCTACCCGATCTTGAAGGCTGGGCGACCTTCGCCACCGTCGCCGATCACGGCTCGTTCAGCGCGGCTGCGATCGCGATCGGCGTGTCCAAGGCCACCGTCTCCAAAACGGTCGCACGGCTGGAGGCATCGCTCGGCCAGTCGCTGTTTCACCGCACCTCGCGCCGGCTGACGCTGACGGAAGCGGGCAAGCCGCTCGCCGATCGCGCGCGCCAGATGCTGGCGGAGGCGGTGGCGGCAGAGGAAGCGGCGCACGATGCCGCCTCCGCTCCCGCCGGGCGGGTGCGGCTCGCCGCGCCGATGACTTTCGGGGTGACCAATATCGCGCCGTTGATCGCCGAATTTCTCACCGCGCATCCTGCGATCGAGATCGAACTCGCGCTGTCCGATGCGCGAGTCGATATCGTCGCGGAGGGGTTCGACGTCGCGTTGCGCATCGCCGATCTCCCGGACAGTTCGCTCCGCGCGCGGCGGCTATGCTCGATCAGCGCCAGTATCGTCGCCGCGCCCGCTTATCTGGAACGGCACGGCACGCCGCACCATCCGGGCGAACTCGGCGAGCATCGGCTGCTCGGCTATACCAACCTCACCGGCCCGTGGCGCTTTCGCGGGCCGGGCGGCGCGGAGGTGGCGGTGCGCGCGGAAGGGCCGCTTTCCGCCAATAGCGGCGACGCGCTGATGCCCGCATTGGTCGCCGGGCTCGGCATCGCACGGCTGCCGAACTTCATCCTCGGCGATACGCTGGCGCACGGACAGGTGATCGAGATTTTGCCGGATTGGCGCCCGGCCCCGGTCGGCCTGCATCTGCTCACCCCGCCCAGCCCGCTGCGCCCCGCGCGGGTGGAGGCGCTGATCGCCTTCCTTTCGCAGCGGCTGCGCGACTGA
- a CDS encoding pirin family protein translates to MTDTLIKTDSGIERRSFESLGHANHGWLDARHHFSFANYYDPARMGWGAIRVWNDDLIAPHNGFPPHPHRDMEIITYVRSGAITHEDSMGNRGRTEAGDVQVMSAGSGVRHAEYNLENEPTTLFQIWIMPRTNGGSPSWGAKPFPKGDRSGRFVTLASGFADDADALPIRADARVMGATLKAGETLTYDLGEGRHAYLVPATGRIEINGEAFEARDGAALSGGRSFAITAQEDAELVLVDSE, encoded by the coding sequence ATGACTGACACCCTGATCAAGACCGATAGCGGCATCGAACGCCGCTCGTTCGAAAGCCTGGGCCACGCCAACCACGGCTGGCTCGACGCCCGCCACCATTTTTCGTTCGCCAATTATTACGATCCGGCCCGGATGGGCTGGGGCGCGATCCGCGTGTGGAATGACGATCTGATCGCGCCGCATAACGGCTTTCCGCCGCATCCGCATCGCGACATGGAGATCATCACCTATGTCCGCTCCGGCGCGATCACCCACGAGGATTCGATGGGCAATCGCGGTCGCACGGAGGCCGGAGACGTGCAGGTGATGAGCGCCGGATCCGGCGTTCGCCATGCCGAATATAATCTGGAGAATGAACCGACCACACTGTTCCAGATCTGGATCATGCCGCGCACCAATGGCGGCAGCCCGAGCTGGGGCGCCAAGCCCTTCCCCAAGGGCGATCGTTCGGGCCGCTTCGTCACGCTGGCGAGCGGGTTCGCCGACGATGCGGACGCGCTGCCGATCCGCGCCGACGCCCGCGTGATGGGCGCGACGCTGAAGGCGGGCGAAACGCTCACCTATGATCTGGGCGAGGGGCGCCATGCCTATCTCGTCCCCGCCACCGGGCGGATCGAGATCAACGGCGAGGCGTTTGAGGCTCGAGACGGCGCGGCGCTGTCTGGTGGCCGCAGCTTCGCGATCACCGCGCAGGAGGATGCGGAGCTGGTGCTGGTCGATTCCGAATAA
- the wrbA gene encoding NAD(P)H:quinone oxidoreductase: MTKVLVLYYSSYGHIEQMADAVAEGARSAGAEVHIRRVPETAPPEVVKAAHFKTDTAHPVIEGPDALLDYDAIVVGAPTRYGRMPSQMAAFWDTTGGIWMRGGLIGKVGGAFTSTASQHGGQETTLFSIITNLLHQGMTIVGLDYGFTEQMGVDKVRGGSPYGATTIANGDGSRQPGTEELDGARYQGRRIAETAAKLKG, encoded by the coding sequence ATGACCAAGGTTCTCGTTCTCTATTATTCGTCCTACGGCCATATCGAACAGATGGCCGATGCCGTCGCCGAAGGCGCGCGCTCGGCGGGTGCGGAGGTTCATATCCGCCGCGTGCCCGAAACCGCGCCGCCGGAGGTGGTGAAAGCCGCTCATTTCAAGACGGATACCGCGCATCCCGTGATCGAAGGCCCTGATGCGCTGCTCGATTATGATGCGATCGTCGTCGGCGCGCCCACTCGTTATGGCCGGATGCCCAGCCAGATGGCCGCGTTCTGGGATACGACCGGCGGCATCTGGATGCGCGGCGGGCTGATCGGCAAGGTCGGTGGCGCCTTCACCTCCACCGCCAGCCAGCATGGCGGGCAGGAGACGACGCTCTTCTCGATCATCACCAACCTGCTACATCAGGGGATGACGATCGTCGGGCTCGATTACGGCTTCACCGAGCAGATGGGCGTGGACAAGGTTCGCGGCGGTTCGCCCTATGGCGCGACGACGATCGCCAATGGCGACGGCAGCCGCCAGCCCGGCACGGAAGAGCTGGATGGCGCGCGCTATCAGGGCCGCCGCATCGCCGAGACCGCGGCGAAGCTGAAAGGGTGA
- a CDS encoding class III extradiol ring-cleavage dioxygenase: MTAQPALFVSHGSPMIVAEPSAARDFLSGLGATLARPDAILVLSAHYDMPGAVVTTAAHPGTIHDFGGFPEELYRLRYPAPGAPELAARVAALVEGAGVPVRADPVRGFDHGAWVPLLLGWPGADIPVVQLSISTAHSADWHYRIGLALAPLRAENVLVIGSGSMTHNLREVFVARRTVDSPTPEWVSDFADWMHDRLAAGDTPAVLDAIALAPNGHRNHPTPDHFLPLPGALGAGGEGATATRLHHSYTYGVLAMDAYSFA, translated from the coding sequence ATGACTGCCCAGCCCGCATTGTTCGTCTCCCACGGATCGCCGATGATCGTCGCCGAGCCGAGCGCCGCGCGTGATTTCCTGAGCGGGCTGGGCGCCACGCTGGCGCGGCCGGACGCGATCCTTGTCCTCTCCGCGCATTACGACATGCCCGGCGCAGTGGTGACTACCGCCGCGCATCCGGGGACGATCCACGATTTCGGCGGCTTTCCCGAAGAACTCTATCGCCTGCGCTATCCCGCGCCCGGTGCGCCGGAACTCGCCGCGCGGGTCGCCGCGCTGGTGGAGGGCGCGGGCGTGCCGGTGCGGGCCGATCCGGTGCGCGGGTTCGATCATGGCGCATGGGTGCCGCTGCTGCTCGGCTGGCCGGGGGCGGATATCCCGGTCGTCCAGCTATCGATCAGCACCGCCCATAGCGCGGACTGGCATTATCGCATCGGCCTCGCGCTGGCGCCGCTACGCGCGGAGAACGTGCTGGTGATCGGATCGGGCAGCATGACGCACAATCTGCGCGAGGTGTTCGTCGCGCGCCGGACGGTCGATTCGCCGACGCCCGAATGGGTGAGCGACTTCGCCGACTGGATGCACGATCGACTGGCCGCCGGAGACACGCCGGCGGTGCTCGACGCGATCGCGCTTGCCCCGAACGGGCATCGCAACCATCCGACGCCGGATCATTTCCTGCCGCTGCCCGGCGCGCTCGGCGCGGGCGGGGAGGGCGCGACGGCGACCCGGCTCCACCATAGCTACACCTATGGCGTGCTGGCGATGGACGCCTATTCCTTCGCCTGA